The following proteins are encoded in a genomic region of Reichenbachiella sp.:
- the rplS gene encoding 50S ribosomal protein L19 has product MSDLIKLIEDEYKEKRAAMPSFNPGDTVNVHVKIKEGNKERIQQFQGTVLQIKNPSSNGETFTVRKISSGIAVERIFPMLSPNIEKIEVLRKGKVRRAKLYYLRGRKGKAARIKEKL; this is encoded by the coding sequence ATGAGCGACTTAATTAAATTAATCGAAGACGAGTACAAAGAGAAGAGAGCAGCAATGCCATCTTTCAACCCTGGCGATACCGTGAATGTTCACGTAAAGATCAAAGAGGGTAATAAAGAAAGAATTCAGCAGTTTCAGGGAACTGTTTTACAAATCAAAAACCCTAGCTCTAATGGCGAAACCTTCACAGTAAGAAAAATCTCTAGCGGTATCGCAGTAGAGAGAATTTTCCCAATGCTTTCTCCTAACATCGAGAAAATCGAGGTGTTGAGAAAAGGTAAAGTGAGAAGAGCGAAACTATACTACTTAAGAGGTAGAAAAGGAAAAGCAGCTAGAATTAAAGAAAAACTTTAA